Proteins encoded in a region of the Poecilia reticulata strain Guanapo linkage group LG14, Guppy_female_1.0+MT, whole genome shotgun sequence genome:
- the ppm1nb gene encoding protein phosphatase, Mg2+/Mn2+ dependent, 1Nb (putative), translated as MRTARKGNVEMPAFVRQLVKETEKRVSSFFKGGRGGASDGEQTGEGEKEEVIPSPYLDRPVLDKLTEEGCARWGLTYALGSMQGWRANMEDFHNCVPQLGGELAEWSFFAVFDGHAGSTVAQYCSQHLLGHILGTGGVGPDDNPEKVKGAIVEGFMQTDKHLHSVARREGWERGGTTVVSTLISPYYIYFGNCGDSRAVLCRSGQVCFSTEDHKPYSPLEKERIESAGGSVSLQRINGSLAVSRALGDFSYKGAENRTPSQQMVSPEPEVCVVERSPMDEFLVLACDGVWDTISNEELCAFVHNRLQVCTDLRDVCTQVIDLCLYKGSLDNISIILLCFPGAPQLSAEALHQEAELEDLLESKVAEIYDELSASGEEPDLLSVLTVLASTIIPGLPPGGGIQSKRNCIISAYYHQRETHNPAVPNALGSS; from the exons ATGAGGACAGCCAGGAAGGGCAACGTGGAGATGCCTGCATTCGTGCGGCAGCTGGTCAAAGAAACAGAGAAGAGGGTCAGCTCTTTCTTCAAAGGGGGCCGCGGGGGGGCGTCGGACGGGGAGCAGACGGGGGAaggggagaaggaggaggtgaTCCCCAGCCCGTACCTGGACCGGCCGGTGCTGGACAAGCTGACCGAGGAGGGCTGCGCCCGCTGGGGCCTCACCTACGCCCTGGGGAGCATGCAGGGCTGGAGGGCCAACATGGAGGACTTCCACAACTGCGTGCCGCAGCTGGGAGGAGAGCTCGCAGAGTGGAGCTTCTTCGCCGTGTTCGACGGCCACGCCGGCAGCACGGTGGCCCAGTACTGCTCCCAGCACCTTTTGGGGCACATCCTGGGCACAG GTGGGGTCGGACCTGACGACAACCCTGAAAAGGTGAAGGGGGCCATCGTAGAGGGCTTCATGCAGACAGACAAACACCTGCACTCTGTGGCCCGGCGAGAAGGCTGGGAGAGAGGCGGCACCACCGTGGTGTCCACCCTCATCTCCCCATACTACATCTACTTCGGCAACTGCGGCGACTCCAGGGCTGTGCTGTGCCGGTCAGGGCAGGTGTGTTTCTCCACCGAGGACCACAAACCGTACAGCCCTCTGGAGAAGGAGCGCATCGAAAGCGCCGGCGGGTCGGTGTCCCTTCAGAGGATCAACGGTTCCCTGGCTGTGTCCCGAGCTTTGGGGGACTTCAGCTACAAAGGGGCAGAAAACCGGACCCCCAGCCAGCAGATGGTCTCGCCGGAGCCGGAGGTATGTGTGGTGGAGCGCTCGCCCATGGACGAGTTCCTGGTGCTGGCCTGCGACGGCGTGTGGGACACCATCAGCAACGAGGAGCTCTGCGCTTTCGTCCACAACCGGCTGCAGGTCTGCACTGACCTGAGGGATGTCTGCACTCAAGTCATCGACCTCTGTCTGTACAAG GGCAGCTTGGACAACATCAGCATCATCTTGCTCTGCTTCCCGGGCGCCCCCCAGCTGTCAGCAGAGGCATTACACCAGGAGGCCGAGCTGGAGGACCTGCTGGAATCCAAAGTGGCAG AAATCTATGACGAGTTGTCTGCCTCCGGCGAGGAGCCTGACCTGCTGTCTGTCCTCACAGTCCTGGCGTCCACCATCATTCCTGGCTTACCTCCAGGTGGAGGCATACAGAGCAA GAGAAACTGTATTATCTCTGCTTACTATCATCAAAGAGAGACACACAACCCTGCAGTACCAAAT GCTCTGGGAAGTTCATGA
- the kcnk12l gene encoding potassium channel subfamily K member 13, producing MLLQWRLCASAVLMAQRRAAGGCCCCCCSRAPLNEDNARFCLLAGLILLYLLCGAAIFSALEHPFEIRARLLWKQQLENFTRRYRVNLGALHTLLRQYEQANGAGIRVDELRPRWDFSGAFYFVGTVVSTIGFGMTTPATIAGKIFLIFYGLIGCAATILFFNLFLERIITMLAYIMRWCHERRLRCGGAGVVSNREESSGEEDSLEGWKPSVYYVMLILGLASVVIACSASTLYSTMENWSYVDSLYFCFVAFSTIGFGDLVSSQRERYESQGAYRLGNCLFILMGVCCIYSLFNVISIIIKQTLNWILGKLACSGKRKLCSCPCLRGKKQSQRGPAARLRLKRVKRNAVQPVSTQCPMGRQRYTDGSVESVCDSETDAGPGAEVHLGRRLSGEMISVNEFMVSNKVSLALLQKQLSETAHQGPRQSYGHQNGFSGGVGALGIMNNRLQETSVDR from the exons ATGCTTCTGCAGTGGCGTCTCTGTGCGTCGGCTGTGCTCATGGCTCAGAGGAGGGCTGCaggtggctgctgctgctgctgctgctcccgGGCTCCCCTGAACGAAGACAACGCTCGTTTCTGCCTGCTGGCCGGCCTCATCCTTCTCTACTTGCTGTGCGGAGCGGCTATCTTCTCGGCTTTGGAGCACCCGTTTGAGATCCGCGCCCGGCTTCTCtggaagcagcagctggagaactTCACGAGGCGGTACAGGGTCAACCTGGGCGCCCTGCACACCCTGCTGCGGCAGTACGAGCAGGCGAACGGAGCGGGGATCAGAGTGGACGAGTTGAGGCCACGCTGGGACTTTTCTGGAGCTTTTTACTTTGTGGGCACTGTGGTCTCTACTATTG GTTTTGGCATGACCACACCGGCAACCATCGCTGGAAAGATATTCCTCATCTTCTATGGCCTCATTGGCTGTGCAGCCACCATCCTCTTCTTCAACCTCTTCCTCGAAAGGATCATCACCATGTTGGCATACATCATGCGCTGGTGCCATGAGCGGCGGCTGAGGTGCGGAGGAGCGGGTGTGGTGTCGAACAGAGAGGAGTCATCCGGTGAAGAGGACAGCCTGGAAGGCTGGAAACCGTCGGTCTATTACGTGATGCTGATTCTGGGACTAGCGTCTGTTGTGATCGCCTGCAGCGCCTCCACCCTGTACAGCACCATGGAGAACTGGAGCTACGTCGACTCGCTCTACTTCTGCTTCGTGGCATTCAGCACCATCGGCTTTGGGGACCTGGTGAGCAGTCAGAGGGAGCGCTATGAATCCCAAGGGGCCTACCGGCTCGGAAACTGCCTTTTCATCCTAATGGGAGTGTGCTGCATCTACTCGCTCTTCAATGTCATTTCTATCATTATCAAGCAAACTCTCAACTGGATCCTGGGGAAGCTGGCCTGCTCTGGGAAACGCAAGCTCTGTTCCTGCCCCTGCCTCCGAGGTAAAAAGCAAAGCCAGAGGGGTCCGGCGGCACGCCTCAGACTCAAACGAGTGAAACGCAACGCTGTGCAGCCTGTCTCCACCCAGTGCCCCATGGGAAGGCAGCGCTACACGGACGGCTCTGTGGAAAGTGTGTGTGACAGTGAGACAGACGCTGGCCCGGGGGCGGAAGTGCATCTGGGCCGTCGTCTGTCCGGAGAGATGATCTCTGTCAATGAGTTCATGGTGTCCAATAAGGTGTCTCTGGCACTGCTGCAAAAGCAGCTGAGTGAAACTGCTCACCAAGGGCCACGGCAGAGCTACGGGCACCAGAACGGGTTTTCCGGAGGGGTGGGGGCCTTGGGAATCATGAACAACCGCCTGCAGGAAACCAGCGTGGATAGATAG